A DNA window from Gorilla gorilla gorilla isolate KB3781 chromosome 6, NHGRI_mGorGor1-v2.1_pri, whole genome shotgun sequence contains the following coding sequences:
- the AGR3 gene encoding anterior gradient protein 3 yields MMLHSALGLCLLLVTVSSNLAIAIKKEKRPPQTLSRGWGDDITWVQTYEEGLFYAQKSKKPLMVIHHLEDCQYSQALKKVFAQNEEIQEMAQNKFIMLNLMHETTDKNLSPDGQYVPRIMFVDPSLTVRADIAGRYSNRLYTYEPRDVPLLIENMKKALRLIQSEL; encoded by the exons ATGATGCTACACTCAGCTTTGGGTCTCTGCCTCTTACTCGTCACAGTTTCTTCCAACCTTGCCAttgcaataaaaaaggaaaagaggcctCCTCAGACACTCTCAAGAG GATGGGGAGATGACATCACTTGGGTACAAACTTATGAAGAAGGTCTCTTTTATGCTCAAAAAAG TAAGAAGCCATTAATGGTTATTCATCACCTGGAGGATTGTCAATACTCCCAAG CACTAAAGAAAGTATTTGCCCAAAATGAAGAAATACAAGAAATGGCTCAGAATAAGTTCATCATGCTAAACCTTATG CATGAAACCACTGATAAGAATTTATCACCTGATGGGCAATATGTGCCTAGAATCATGTTTGTAG ACCCTTCTTTAACAGTTAGAGCTGATATAGCTGGAAGATACTCTAACAGACTGTACACATATGAGCCTCGGGATGTACCCCTAT TGATAGAAAACATGAAGAAAGCATTAAGACTTATTCAATCAGAGCTATGA